A window of the Mucilaginibacter sp. cycad4 genome harbors these coding sequences:
- a CDS encoding MBL fold metallo-hydrolase has product MKSEVNVIYLGGPTIILEIGGLRLMTDPTLDPAGEQFMINDKPAYHKTEGPATTDIGKIDVVLLSHDQHGDNLDHAGRELLKQVDKTLTTQIGAERLGGNAIGLAPWESIALNDEVVITGTPARHGPAGSEKLTGDVTGFIVTIAGLQIYITGDTVFYDGVKEVAEKFKPQYVFIFAGAAKPRGPFNVTMGTNDAIDTAFAFPGATIIPVHFEGWSHYTETGEMLQQSFNALGIGGQLRILEPGVKTNL; this is encoded by the coding sequence ATGAAAAGCGAAGTTAATGTAATCTACCTGGGAGGGCCAACAATTATTTTGGAGATCGGCGGCTTAAGGCTCATGACCGATCCTACGCTTGACCCGGCCGGCGAGCAATTTATGATCAATGATAAGCCTGCCTACCATAAAACTGAAGGCCCGGCTACTACCGACATCGGTAAAATAGATGTGGTTTTGCTAAGCCACGATCAACATGGCGATAATCTTGACCACGCCGGCCGGGAGTTGCTGAAACAGGTTGATAAAACATTAACCACCCAAATAGGGGCCGAACGCCTTGGTGGTAATGCCATTGGCCTGGCCCCATGGGAAAGCATCGCGCTTAACGATGAAGTAGTTATAACCGGCACACCGGCAAGGCATGGTCCCGCAGGCAGCGAAAAACTTACCGGCGATGTAACGGGTTTTATTGTAACTATTGCCGGGCTCCAGATCTATATCACCGGGGATACCGTGTTTTACGATGGAGTGAAAGAGGTTGCAGAAAAATTTAAACCTCAATATGTATTCATATTTGCCGGGGCAGCCAAACCCCGTGGTCCGTTCAATGTAACTATGGGCACTAATGATGCTATTGATACCGCCTTTGCTTTTCCCGGTGCTACAATTATCCCGGTGCATTTTGAGGGCTGGTCGCATTATACCGAAACGGGCGAAATGCTGCAGCAATCATTTAACGCGCTCGGTATTGGCGGGCAACTCAGGATTTTAGAGCCGGGCGTAAAAACAAATTTATAA
- a CDS encoding NAD(P)/FAD-dependent oxidoreductase, translating into MNDKFDVLIIGSGMGGLVCADMLGREGYRVCVVEKNKQLGGSLQTYVRDRVIFDSGVHYLGGLDKGQNLYQIFKYIDIIDNLKLEKQNPDAFDKIMIDNDPVEYPQAQGYDNFIKQLLVYFPDEEPALRTYCDKLKEVCDKFPLYNLRSSDDFYEKADVLEVDTEAFLASITNNKKLQQVLAGNNSLYAGQADKTPLYVHALILNSYIESSWKCVDGGSQIAKLIARNIRNRGGVIIRNKAVKKLVEQDGKITYVELQHGEKLYANHFISNIHPVKTLEMTDSAVIKNVYRNRLKSLENSVSSFTINIVFKKDSFKYFSHNVYSFKDGQVWHMADYTAQNWPLGYAVFMTPSSKNTEYADGMTILAYMRYEEVKPWEDTFNTVSDEAYRGETYEQFKKRKAEVLLDDVELKFPGLRDVIHSYYTATPLSYRDYIGNDDGSLYGIAKDYKHPLKTFISPRTKLPNLYFTGQNLNLHGILGAAMSGIVTCCALLGNDDLIDKIRNA; encoded by the coding sequence ATGAACGATAAGTTTGATGTACTGATCATAGGCAGCGGTATGGGCGGTTTAGTTTGTGCCGATATGCTGGGCCGTGAAGGTTACAGGGTTTGTGTTGTTGAAAAAAACAAGCAGCTTGGCGGCTCCCTGCAAACCTATGTGCGCGACAGGGTGATTTTTGATTCGGGGGTGCATTATCTTGGCGGGCTCGACAAAGGGCAAAATCTATATCAGATCTTTAAGTATATCGATATTATCGATAACCTGAAATTGGAAAAGCAAAACCCCGATGCCTTTGATAAGATCATGATCGATAACGACCCGGTTGAATATCCGCAGGCTCAGGGCTATGATAATTTCATTAAACAACTGCTGGTTTATTTCCCGGATGAGGAGCCTGCTTTGCGCACCTATTGCGATAAACTGAAGGAGGTTTGCGATAAGTTTCCGTTATATAATTTGCGTTCATCAGATGATTTTTATGAAAAGGCAGATGTGCTGGAGGTAGATACCGAAGCATTCCTGGCATCCATCACCAATAACAAAAAACTGCAGCAGGTACTGGCAGGCAACAACTCATTATACGCCGGACAGGCGGATAAAACACCGTTGTATGTACATGCGCTCATCCTTAACAGCTACATTGAAAGCTCCTGGAAATGTGTTGACGGCGGCTCGCAGATTGCCAAACTGATAGCCCGCAATATCCGCAACAGGGGCGGCGTTATCATCCGGAATAAAGCCGTGAAAAAACTGGTAGAACAGGATGGTAAAATAACGTACGTTGAACTGCAGCATGGCGAAAAGCTGTATGCCAATCATTTTATTTCCAACATCCACCCGGTAAAAACATTGGAGATGACGGATTCGGCGGTGATTAAAAATGTGTACCGTAACCGGCTGAAAAGCCTGGAAAACTCGGTATCGTCGTTCACCATCAATATTGTATTTAAAAAAGACTCGTTTAAATATTTTAGCCATAACGTTTACAGCTTTAAGGATGGGCAGGTATGGCACATGGCCGATTATACAGCGCAAAACTGGCCGCTGGGTTATGCGGTGTTCATGACGCCATCATCAAAAAATACGGAATATGCTGATGGCATGACCATCCTGGCTTACATGCGTTATGAAGAGGTTAAGCCCTGGGAGGATACGTTCAACACCGTATCTGACGAGGCTTACCGGGGCGAAACTTATGAGCAATTTAAAAAGCGAAAAGCCGAAGTTTTACTGGACGATGTGGAGTTGAAATTTCCGGGGTTAAGGGATGTGATACATTCGTACTATACCGCCACGCCACTCTCGTACCGCGATTATATTGGAAATGATGATGGCTCGCTTTATGGCATAGCCAAGGACTATAAACACCCTTTGAAAACATTCATCTCGCCGCGAACCAAACTGCCTAATTTGTACTTCACGGGGCAAAACCTTAATTTACATGGCATTTTAGGTGCCGCCATGAGCGGGATAGTAACCTGTTGCGCCTTGCTGGGTAATGATGACCTGATAGATAAAATAAGAAATGCGTAA
- the acpS gene encoding holo-ACP synthase, which yields MTVLGVGIDMIEVERVQSSIAKEQGFRELVFSAKEIAYCESKTNKYQHYAARFAAKEAFFKALGTGWLKDTAFNEIEITNDESGKPILEPIGESAVVINRNGPLKISVSLTHLKTMASAVVIIEK from the coding sequence ATGACAGTTTTAGGTGTAGGTATTGATATGATAGAGGTGGAGCGTGTGCAAAGCAGCATCGCCAAAGAGCAGGGTTTTCGTGAGCTGGTTTTTTCGGCAAAGGAAATAGCTTATTGTGAGAGTAAGACCAACAAGTATCAGCATTATGCCGCACGCTTTGCCGCCAAAGAGGCTTTTTTTAAAGCCCTGGGCACCGGCTGGCTAAAAGATACTGCCTTTAACGAAATAGAAATCACTAATGATGAAAGCGGCAAACCCATTTTAGAACCTATCGGCGAAAGCGCGGTAGTGATTAACCGCAACGGGCCGTTAAAAATTTCCGTATCATTAACCCATTTAAAAACAATGGCATCAGCCGTGGTAATTATTGAAAAGTGA
- a CDS encoding nitronate monooxygenase → MWYNTKATELLGIDYPILQGPFGGNLSSVELVASVSNAGGLGGYGAYTLSAPEIAAVDKQIKAATNKPYNINIWVSETDAPGGTATDEQYEHAKQLFKPYFDEAGIPLPPKPDPFKLRFENQLQVILDLRPKVFSFMFGTLPADVMEQCRRLGIVTVGAATTLDEATALEASGVDLIIASGFEAGGHRPSFLAPAEASTTGTFVLLQLIKEKVKVPVIAAGGIANGRGVAGALTLGADAVQIGTAFLACDESGALPIHRQMLFSDAAKYTTLSRAFTGRLGRGITSRVAKDLAGKEAGFLPFPLQTTFMSPLRKAALEQQKWDMILFWGGQVAPILKHTKAAALMQSIIEDTTKIMNP, encoded by the coding sequence ATGTGGTATAACACAAAAGCAACGGAACTATTGGGCATTGATTACCCTATTTTGCAGGGGCCTTTTGGCGGTAATTTATCCTCGGTTGAATTGGTCGCCTCGGTATCAAATGCAGGCGGGCTGGGCGGTTATGGGGCATATACCCTCAGCGCACCCGAAATTGCAGCGGTAGATAAACAGATCAAAGCGGCAACCAATAAACCGTATAATATCAACATATGGGTTTCGGAAACCGATGCACCTGGCGGAACAGCAACAGATGAGCAGTACGAACACGCAAAGCAATTGTTTAAACCCTATTTTGATGAAGCCGGGATCCCTTTGCCGCCTAAGCCTGATCCTTTTAAATTACGGTTCGAAAACCAGTTGCAGGTGATCCTTGACCTGCGCCCAAAAGTATTCAGCTTTATGTTTGGCACATTGCCCGCCGATGTGATGGAACAGTGCCGCAGGTTAGGCATTGTAACCGTGGGCGCAGCTACCACGCTGGATGAGGCTACAGCATTAGAGGCAAGCGGAGTGGATCTGATCATAGCCTCAGGCTTTGAAGCCGGTGGCCACAGGCCATCATTTCTCGCCCCGGCCGAAGCATCAACCACCGGTACTTTTGTGTTACTTCAATTGATTAAGGAGAAGGTAAAAGTACCCGTTATTGCTGCCGGGGGCATTGCTAATGGCCGGGGGGTAGCCGGGGCCTTAACGCTGGGGGCCGATGCCGTGCAGATAGGTACAGCGTTTTTGGCATGTGATGAATCGGGTGCGCTTCCTATCCACAGGCAAATGCTTTTTTCGGATGCGGCAAAATATACTACCTTATCCCGTGCATTTACCGGCAGGCTTGGCCGGGGTATTACCAGCAGGGTTGCTAAGGACCTGGCCGGAAAAGAAGCCGGCTTTTTACCATTTCCCCTGCAAACAACTTTTATGTCGCCGTTAAGAAAAGCCGCGCTTGAGCAGCAAAAATGGGATATGATTTTGTTTTGGGGAGGGCAGGTAGCGCCAATATTAAAACACACCAAAGCCGCCGCGCTGATGCAATCAATAATTGAAGATACTACCAAAATCATGAACCCATGA
- a CDS encoding cation:proton antiporter, translating to MHNADILGRLTQQLELPFSNPVLVFSLILLIILLAPIIMGKFKIPGIVGFIMAGIAVGPHGLNLLTKNSAVELFSTIGLLYIMFIAGIELDLNEFKQKKHKSFVFGFFTFCIPILIGFPVCYYVLGYSLITSALTASMFATHTLVAYPIVSKYGIAKNEAVAISVGGTILTDTAVLILLPVIMGAKDGGLGFGFWLQLMISLSIFAFIMFVLIPPLANWFFNRYRDSKTLPYVFVLFIVFLSAFLSQLAGVEPIIGAFVAGLALNKAVQQSSTLMSRIDFVGNAIFIPFFLISVGMLVDLRVLGRGPQATIVAVSLTLGALLGKWLAALSTQKIFKYSGTQRNLIFGLSSAHAAATLAIILVGYKAQIIDDNILNGTVILILVTCVVASFATERAAKKVLEPIEEPEILKEHQTTGHER from the coding sequence ATGCATAATGCCGATATCCTGGGCCGGTTAACACAGCAGCTTGAGCTGCCGTTTAGTAACCCGGTACTTGTTTTCTCGCTGATATTATTGATCATACTACTTGCTCCAATCATCATGGGCAAGTTCAAAATTCCGGGTATTGTGGGTTTTATTATGGCTGGCATAGCGGTTGGTCCGCATGGGTTAAACCTGCTCACCAAAAACTCGGCGGTTGAGCTGTTCTCTACCATCGGGCTGCTTTATATTATGTTCATCGCCGGCATCGAGCTTGATCTGAACGAGTTTAAGCAGAAGAAACACAAAAGCTTTGTGTTTGGCTTCTTTACTTTCTGCATTCCCATACTCATCGGTTTTCCTGTTTGTTATTACGTGTTGGGTTATTCGTTAATAACATCGGCTTTAACGGCCAGTATGTTTGCCACGCATACACTGGTGGCCTATCCCATAGTGAGCAAATATGGCATCGCAAAAAATGAGGCCGTAGCGATAAGCGTAGGCGGAACCATATTGACCGATACCGCCGTATTGATTTTGCTGCCCGTAATTATGGGCGCTAAGGATGGCGGGCTGGGTTTCGGCTTTTGGCTGCAGCTGATGATCTCGCTTTCGATATTCGCATTTATCATGTTTGTGCTGATCCCGCCGCTGGCAAACTGGTTTTTTAACCGCTATCGCGACAGTAAAACGCTGCCATATGTGTTTGTGCTTTTTATTGTGTTCCTGTCGGCTTTTCTATCGCAGCTGGCAGGAGTTGAGCCCATTATTGGGGCTTTTGTGGCGGGGCTTGCCTTAAATAAAGCGGTGCAGCAGTCATCAACCTTAATGAGCAGGATTGATTTTGTGGGCAACGCCATATTTATCCCATTCTTCCTGATTAGTGTAGGTATGCTGGTTGATCTGCGTGTGCTGGGCCGCGGGCCGCAGGCTACCATTGTGGCAGTAAGCTTAACGCTTGGTGCTTTGTTAGGTAAATGGCTGGCTGCATTATCCACCCAAAAAATATTTAAATATTCGGGTACGCAGCGTAACCTCATTTTCGGTTTAAGCAGCGCACACGCCGCGGCTACCCTGGCCATTATTTTAGTGGGATACAAGGCGCAGATTATTGATGATAATATTTTGAATGGTACCGTTATCCTGATACTGGTTACGTGCGTGGTGGCTTCATTTGCTACAGAGCGCGCTGCTAAAAAAGTGCTTGAGCCCATTGAAGAGCCGGAAATTTTAAAAGAACACCAAACTACCGGGCACGAACGGTAA
- a CDS encoding C45 family peptidase: MRNRKFSWKRFGKRLLYTGLVFVGLLLVGFIYLYCVAIDYPPKPADLSSLQLQRKQPSPGFYTIGDNWFRKSKSGLFEMYVEGKPFERGVINGKLSKELVVNQEVYFTDQINKIIPSKSYLSFLKYFIAWFNRDLAKNVNEEYKEEIYGISKSASDKYQFIGSNYQRILNYHAAHDIGHALQSMALVGCTSFGTWNDRSADGTMIVGRNFDFYVGDNFARDKMVAFFNPSEGHKFMTITWGGFVGAVSGMNEKGLSVTINADKTNIPSGSATPVSLVAREILQYAQNINQAIAIAKKRKMFVSESFLVASAEDNKAVVIEKTPDTLDVYDPHQNFIVCANHFQSKGLAHSKENLVQLSNSASPYRYQRLMELLNAEGKNTVQKTVDILRDRGGLHGEDIGMGNEKALNQLIAHHSVVFEPQKLLVWVSTSPWQLGEFVAYDLKKIFAMKGMQADHEIMDTALTIKPDTFLNTRAYRNFITYRTLKQKAFDGEVINPDSVVGSNPQFYHAYVIAGDYSFKHSDYKKALGYYKTALTKVIATVNEENYIKKQVEKCTKKLSS, from the coding sequence ATGCGTAACAGGAAATTCAGTTGGAAGCGGTTTGGGAAAAGGTTGCTGTACACAGGCCTTGTGTTTGTTGGATTGCTGCTCGTTGGCTTTATTTACCTGTATTGCGTTGCTATTGATTATCCCCCAAAACCTGCTGACCTGAGCAGCCTGCAATTACAGCGCAAACAACCATCTCCGGGCTTTTATACCATTGGCGATAACTGGTTCAGGAAAAGCAAAAGCGGTTTGTTTGAAATGTATGTGGAGGGCAAACCTTTTGAACGCGGGGTGATCAACGGCAAACTAAGCAAAGAGTTGGTGGTGAACCAGGAGGTTTATTTTACCGATCAGATCAACAAGATCATTCCTTCAAAATCATACCTTTCGTTTTTGAAGTATTTTATAGCCTGGTTTAACCGCGATCTGGCTAAAAATGTAAACGAGGAATATAAAGAGGAGATCTACGGTATCTCTAAATCCGCATCAGACAAATACCAATTTATCGGCTCCAATTATCAGCGCATCTTGAACTACCATGCGGCGCATGATATTGGTCACGCTTTACAGAGTATGGCGTTGGTGGGCTGCACCTCGTTCGGTACCTGGAATGACCGCTCGGCCGATGGTACCATGATCGTTGGCCGTAATTTTGATTTTTATGTAGGCGATAATTTTGCGCGGGATAAAATGGTGGCTTTTTTTAATCCATCCGAAGGGCATAAATTCATGACCATAACCTGGGGCGGCTTTGTGGGCGCAGTATCGGGCATGAACGAGAAAGGCCTGAGCGTTACCATTAATGCTGATAAAACCAATATTCCGTCGGGTTCGGCTACGCCGGTATCTTTAGTGGCCCGCGAGATATTGCAGTATGCCCAAAACATTAACCAGGCTATCGCGATAGCTAAAAAACGCAAAATGTTTGTGTCCGAGTCATTTTTGGTAGCCTCGGCAGAGGATAACAAGGCTGTAGTGATTGAAAAAACACCTGATACGCTGGATGTGTATGATCCTCACCAAAACTTTATTGTTTGTGCCAACCACTTTCAAAGCAAGGGGCTGGCACACTCTAAAGAAAACCTGGTGCAGCTGAGCAACAGTGCTTCGCCCTATCGTTACCAGCGTTTAATGGAACTGCTGAATGCCGAAGGCAAGAACACCGTGCAAAAAACAGTCGACATTTTACGTGACCGCGGAGGCCTGCACGGCGAAGATATCGGCATGGGCAATGAAAAAGCACTTAACCAGTTGATTGCCCACCACTCGGTGGTGTTTGAGCCGCAGAAGCTGCTGGTTTGGGTTTCTACTTCGCCATGGCAGCTGGGCGAGTTTGTGGCTTATGATTTAAAAAAGATCTTCGCCATGAAAGGCATGCAAGCCGATCATGAAATTATGGATACCGCGCTTACCATTAAGCCCGATACGTTTTTGAACACCCGGGCTTATCGTAATTTTATAACCTATCGTACGCTGAAACAAAAAGCTTTTGACGGTGAGGTGATCAACCCCGATAGCGTGGTGGGCAGCAATCCGCAATTTTACCACGCATATGTGATTGCCGGCGATTACTCGTTTAAGCACAGCGATTATAAAAAAGCCCTTGGTTACTACAAAACTGCTTTAACGAAAGTGATTGCCACTGTAAACGAGGAAAACTATATCAAAAAACAGGTTGAAAAATGTACTAAAAAACTAAGCTCATGA
- a CDS encoding HPP family protein yields MRRRIHKHIRTAKYIVYKETLIDFREHFWTFISSFAGIALIGLLNNRYFSATDNLFLIGSFGASSVLIYGIINSPLAQPRNLIGGHVICALVGVTMHKLIPHEIWLAAALSVSVSIVLMQITKTLHPPGGATALIANIGSEKIKALGYLYVLSPVLSGAVILLLIAVLFNNMTNHRRYPNNKKWLHVWRRYRR; encoded by the coding sequence ATGAGAAGAAGGATCCATAAACACATACGTACAGCAAAATACATCGTTTACAAAGAAACCCTCATTGATTTCAGGGAGCATTTCTGGACGTTTATCAGCTCGTTTGCGGGCATAGCGCTTATTGGCTTATTAAATAACAGATATTTTAGCGCCACGGATAACCTGTTCCTGATAGGCTCGTTCGGGGCATCATCGGTTTTGATATATGGTATCATTAACAGTCCGCTGGCACAACCCCGCAACCTTATTGGCGGGCATGTGATTTGCGCGCTGGTTGGCGTTACCATGCACAAGCTGATCCCGCATGAAATATGGCTGGCGGCGGCTCTGTCGGTGTCTGTATCCATCGTATTGATGCAAATAACCAAAACCCTGCACCCGCCGGGCGGAGCAACCGCATTGATAGCCAATATCGGTTCGGAAAAAATTAAGGCGCTTGGTTACCTGTACGTATTAAGCCCGGTATTATCCGGAGCGGTGATCCTGCTGCTGATAGCTGTTTTGTTTAACAACATGACCAATCACAGGCGCTATCCTAACAATAAAAAATGGCTGCACGTTTGGCGACGGTATAGGCGATAG
- a CDS encoding AMP-binding protein, giving the protein MTVHPPKSLAYQPKHEVVKYQEQNLQELLAYLSQKSPFYKDLFAQHHIDISRIKTLDDLRLIPTTTKEDLQKRNDDFLCVDKGRIIEYSSTSGTLGSPVTIALTENDLERLAYNEYNSFTCADGSAADLYQLMLTLDRQFMAGMAYYSGIRKIGAGIIRLGPGVPSLQWETILRLKPTAIVAVPSFILKLIQFAQEHRIDINASSVKKAVCIGENIRNTDFSLNILGQKITEAWDIKLYSTYASTEMQTAFTECGEGRGGHHQPGLLIVEVLDEQNNPVAPGESGEVTITTLGVEGMPLLRYKTGDICHYFDEPCDCGRTSIRLSSIVGRKKQMIKFKGTTLYPPALFDLLNEMEEINDFVAEVYSNEIGMDEVLLHLLPANYTDECDRKIRANLQARLRVSPHITYLKADEMQKLQFPEAVRKPVKFIDRRK; this is encoded by the coding sequence GTGACAGTACATCCGCCTAAATCATTAGCATACCAGCCCAAACACGAGGTTGTAAAATACCAGGAGCAAAATCTGCAGGAGCTGCTGGCATACCTCAGCCAAAAATCGCCTTTTTATAAAGACCTGTTTGCACAGCATCATATCGATATCAGCCGGATTAAAACCCTTGATGATCTGCGATTGATCCCGACCACCACCAAAGAAGACCTGCAAAAACGCAACGACGATTTTTTATGTGTGGATAAGGGGAGGATCATTGAATACAGTTCTACCTCCGGCACGCTGGGCAGCCCGGTAACCATCGCCCTAACCGAAAACGATCTTGAGCGGCTGGCTTATAACGAATATAATTCCTTTACCTGTGCCGATGGTTCAGCTGCCGACCTGTACCAGTTGATGCTCACGCTCGACAGGCAGTTTATGGCCGGTATGGCCTATTATTCGGGTATCCGCAAAATAGGGGCGGGCATTATCAGGCTGGGGCCGGGTGTGCCATCACTGCAATGGGAAACCATTTTGCGGTTGAAGCCGACGGCTATAGTTGCTGTGCCTTCTTTTATTCTAAAGCTGATCCAGTTTGCGCAGGAACATCGTATCGATATCAATGCATCGTCGGTAAAAAAGGCGGTTTGTATTGGCGAGAACATCCGTAATACCGATTTCAGCCTGAATATCCTCGGCCAAAAAATAACCGAAGCATGGGATATCAAGCTGTATTCAACCTATGCCTCAACCGAAATGCAAACCGCTTTTACCGAATGCGGCGAGGGCAGGGGAGGCCATCACCAGCCCGGGCTATTGATAGTTGAAGTACTGGATGAGCAGAACAACCCGGTTGCCCCAGGCGAATCGGGCGAGGTTACCATTACAACCCTTGGCGTTGAGGGCATGCCGCTGCTGAGGTATAAAACCGGAGATATCTGCCATTATTTTGATGAGCCTTGTGATTGTGGGCGCACCAGTATCAGGCTGTCATCCATAGTGGGCCGTAAAAAGCAGATGATCAAGTTTAAAGGTACCACACTTTATCCGCCGGCGCTTTTTGATCTGCTGAATGAGATGGAAGAGATCAACGATTTTGTGGCCGAAGTATACTCCAACGAGATTGGGATGGACGAAGTATTGCTGCACTTGCTGCCTGCAAATTATACTGATGAGTGCGACCGAAAGATCCGCGCTAATTTGCAGGCCCGTTTAAGGGTGAGCCCGCACATTACCTATCTTAAAGCTGATGAAATGCAGAAATTACAATTCCCTGAAGCGGTACGCAAGCCGGTTAAATTTATCGACAGGAGAAAATAA